A part of Scylla paramamosain isolate STU-SP2022 chromosome 24, ASM3559412v1, whole genome shotgun sequence genomic DNA contains:
- the LOC135112769 gene encoding LOW QUALITY PROTEIN: uncharacterized protein LOC135112769 (The sequence of the model RefSeq protein was modified relative to this genomic sequence to represent the inferred CDS: deleted 1 base in 1 codon), which translates to MAIVYPSAAQYKEGRRALHHTPHSPSITSTILSSSSSCCVMKCAVASVVVVVVAAAAALGEARPSDTVFNYEGEDHKHYQKGETGRKVEGYYSWFSPEGQEFYVQYVADELGYRVLESNALPVSSWGAHAGRTPG; encoded by the exons ATGGCAATTGTGTACCCATCCGCGGCCCAATATAAGGAGGGTCGCCGCGCcctgcaccacacaccacactctccctccatcactaGCACCatcctctcctcgtcctcctcctgctgcgtcATGAAGTGTGCT GTGGCgtcggtagtggtggtggtggtggcggcggcggcggcgctggGGGAGGCGCGGCCCTCCGACACGGTGTTCAACTACGAGGGCGAGGACCACAAGCACTACCAGAAGGGAGAGACCGGCAGGAAGGTGGAGGGCTactacag CTGGTTCTCGCCTGAGGGGCAGGAGTTCTACGTG CAGTACGTGGCGGACGAGCTGGGCTACCGCGTGCTGGAGTCCAACGCGCTGCCCGTCAGCTCCTGGGGCGCCCACGCCGGACGGACACCAGGGTAA